The following are from one region of the Tachysurus fulvidraco isolate hzauxx_2018 chromosome 24, HZAU_PFXX_2.0, whole genome shotgun sequence genome:
- the fam83ga gene encoding protein FAM83G, whose translation MALSQIQCLNESHVNLRTNESKPEFLYCEAQRLALERLLDGGPDSFQEFIRINRIRSFLSDLELAQLCASVEPYCPDLPVYAGDCTGTHVSLQYWPERSDDSLPHLELGWPQRASYRGVTRVAVHAHPPLEGDEHIKEVIRKTIARAQKVIAVVMDFFTDVDIFKDLLHASFKRNVAVYIILDVTGVPHFLKMCESASMHTGHLKNLRVRSIRGTGFFTHSSKKVYGSQSQKFMFVDGDKAVSGSYSFTWTASRLDRSIITVLTGQAVDLFDHLFQDLYMMSNAIDLNKINLEKEQKLEPISKAEPALQPTNTLALKLINPKYALVSGNAAVSSNHMTSETCTAKINSIKHMKEVSEGPYIHPGLLHLEKANMFDYLPIWPEPDPPIDVIGFINIRDYNKPLQAHFTHSEIFEVSQAIRFKEPIHRPQESLSEKICPSTTSQNAASPNEQPQNKLEGKNKQCNYPQQILPPSSLKKQVVGLSSIPNLTPAESSKQDEKNSPVVDVMEKQVFSQQREKLDAENICTSADPRKDSQISQNPAIENITPFGSDRCNIVATTSDKIICENIAETSSNKDFQDNQWNIHKLIEPVEHKTDHVDCTVHKGKSIYSDSRSSFSSDEYFDCRESESVNSENVGMFNRIQAVFRFPGEPNNAAEPSSSLTSGSCKNTSIHEALKETEDSILECASPEEHNVQHVTGGTVDLELTSTNGGKSLSESVSIDNKHLIQETDFTSQQGTDSKLLHQFQTDTHVAPDKNTECLQRCESYSAVKHIFDMQPIEKNNSAESQLLVNKPLLKDNVAAPYVLVQKTAEAQCIVFSDTHNKVPVLSLNTEIDSGFNNTYSLKSVLDDAHSTPQSKPASLNTGLQKANTPNTERIHKEDCKMSFQLKPSIAGESTTEQAIEVKDMDNSISQPKDSPTARTMDKEQQLSPKILTGFKVVHFSVDIHPLKRKTLEHLCVQQESKKQPEVKPKMERNTRMPHRVSPQPKPFPTHEVKLSSTKASVTKLHSRNHPTPPAVSTPGVQNNLPGRLWGENRVTNDLHATPTKLPRRHTVPIRSNRTRLRAVQTDLSADHRCSSQKPPRAQQDRMRFNQLHQSSFRQRSASTTEERSTFRGTLFPRTLKERLTDYTSQTNQKKLLK comes from the exons ATGGCTCTGTCTCAGATTCAGTGTCTAAATGAGAGCCATGTTAATTTACGCACGAACGAGTCCAAGCCGGAGTTCCTGTACTGTGAGGCGCAGAGGCTGGCGCTGGAGAGGCTGCTAGATGGAGGTCCGGACAGTTTTCAGGAGTTCATTAGGATCAACCGGATTCGGTCATTTTTGTCCGACCTGGAGCTCGCTCAGCTGTGCGCGTCCGTGGAACCCTACTGTCCGGATTTACCCGTTTACGCAGGGGACTGTACCGGGACGCACGTGTCCCTCCAGTACTGGCCGGAGCGCTCTGATGACTCTCTCCCGCACCTGGAGCTCGGCTGGCCTCAGCGCGCGAGCTACCGTGGAGTGACCCGCGTCGCCGTGCACGCGCACCCGCCTCTAGAAGGTGACGAGCATATTAAAGAGGTCATCAGGAAAACCATAGCACGTGCACAAAAG GTCATTGCTGTGGTCATGGATTTCTTTACAGATGTGGACATCTTTAAAGATCTCTTGCACGCGAGCTTCAAGCGTAATGTAGCTGTATACATCATACTGGATGTTACTGGGGTTCCACACTTTCTGAAAATGTGTGAGAGTGCCTCAATGCACACAGGACACCTCAAG aACTTGAGAGTGCGGAGTATCAGAGGAACTGGctttttcactcactcatccaAGAAAGTATATGGGAGCCAAAGTCAGAAATTCATGTTTGTTGATGGAGACAAAGCTGTTTCAGGATCGTACAG tttcacaTGGACTGCCTCGAGATTAGACAGGAGCATCATTACTGTGCTCACAGGCCAGGCTGTGGACTTGTTTGACCATCTGTTCCAAGACCTGTATATGATGTCTAATGCCATTGACTTGAACAAGATTAATCTTGAGAAAGAGCAAAAGCTAGAACCCATCTCTAAAGCAGAACCTGCTCTGCAGCCCACAAACACCCTAGCCCTCAAACTCATCAACCCCAAATATGCTCTAGTCTCAGGCAATGCTGCTGTCAGCAGCAATCATATGACTTCTGAGACATGCACAGCCAAGATTAACAGCATTAAACACATGAAGGAAGTGTCAGAAGGTCCATACATTCACCCTGGACTGCTCCACCTAGAAAAAGCTAACATGTTTGACTACCTGCCAATTTGGCCTGAGCCAGATCCACCAATTGATGTTATTGGCTTCATTAATATAAGGGACTATAATAAACCCCTACAAGCTCACTTCACACATTCAGAGATTTTTGAGGTCAGTCAAGCCATCCGATTCAAAGAACCGATCCACAGGCCACAAGAGTCTCTGTCTGAGAAAATTTGTCCAAGCACCACCTCTCAAAATGCTGCTTCACCTAATGAGCAGCCCCAAAATAAACTGGAGGGAAAGAACAAGCAGTGCAATTATCCTCAGCAGATACTTCCACCTAGCAGTCTGAAAAAACAGGTTGTGGGTCTGTCCTCTATTCCAAATCTTACACCAGCTGAGAGTAGCAAGCAGGATGAGAAAAATTCACCTGTGGTTGATGTTATGGAAAAGCAAGTCTTTTcccaacagagagaaaaattgGATGCTGAGAATATCTGCACTAGTGCTGACCCACGTAAAGATTCTCAAATATCACAGAATCCAGCAATTGAAAATATAACACCATTTGGCAGTGATAGATGTAATATAGTAGCAACTACATCAGACAAAATAATCTGTGAGAATATTGCGGAAACCAGCAGTAATAAAGATTTCCAAGACAATCAGTGGAACATACATAAACTCATAGAACCTGTTGAACATAAAACAGATCATGTAGACTGCACAGTACATAAAGGAAAGAGCATCTATTCTGACTCCAGGTCTTCTTTTTCATCAGATGAGTACTTCGATTgcagggagagtgagagtgttaATTCTGAGAACGTAGGGATGTTTAACAGGATCCAAGCTGTCTTCAGGTTCCCAGGTGAGCCAAACAATGCCGCAGAACCCTCGTCCTCATTAACATCTGGCTCATGTAAAAATACATCAATCCATGAGGCTctaaaagaaacagaagattCTATACTTGAGTGTGCATCACCAGAAGAGCATAATGTCCAACACGTAACCGGGGGAACAGTCGATTTAGAGTTGACGTCAACGAATGGAGGAAAAAGTTTGTCTGAATCTGTTTCTATTGACAATAAACATCTAATACAGGAAACAGATTTCACTTCACAGCAAGGAACTGACAGCAAACTTCTACACCAATTTCAGACCGATACACACGTAGCTCCTGATAAAAATACAGAATGTCTACAGAGGTGTGAATCGTATTCAGCAGTAAAACATATATTCGACATGCAACCCATAGAAAAGAACAACAGCGCTGAATCACAGCTATTAGTAAACAAGCCGTTGCTGAAGGATAACGTAGCTGCACCTTATGTGCTAGTGCAGAAAACCGCAGAGGCACAGTGCATCGTGTTTTCTGACACGCACAACAAAGTGCCAGTACTGAGTTTAAACACAGAAATTGACTCAGGATTCAATAACACGTATAGCCTCAAATCAGTGCTTGATGACGCACACTCGACACCACAATCAAAACCAGCATCTCTAAACACTGGTTTACAGAAAGCAAATACCCCAAATACTGAAAGGATTCATAAAGAAGATTGCAAAATGTCTTTTCAATTAAAACCGTCGATCGCAGGGGAGTCAACCACTGAGCAGGCCATAGAGGTCAAAGACATGGACAACTCCATTTCACAACCAAAGGACAGTCCAACAGCCCGAACTATGGATAAAGAACAGCAACTAAGCCCAAAGATACTGACTGGCTTTAAGGTTGTACACTTCAGTGTTGATATCCATCCTCTGAAAAGGAAGACACTAGAACATCTGTGTGTGCAGCAAGAAAGTAAGAAGCAGCCTGAGGTAAAACCCAAGATGGAGAGAAATACCCGGATG CCACATCGGGTCTCGCCTCAACCTAAACCTTTTCCAACACATGAAGTCAAACTCAGTTCAACCAAAGCATCTGTCACCAAACTCCACAGCAGAAATCATCCTACTCCACCTGCCGTATCTACACCAGGTGTTCAAAATAATCTACCTGGAAGACTGTGGGGTGAAAACAGGGTTACTAATGATCTTCATGCAACTCCTACCAAGCTTCCTAGGAGACACACGGTTCCCATTAGGTCAAACCGAACTCGGCTCAGAGCCGTGCAGACAGATCTGTCAGCAGATCATCGCTGTTCTTCTCAAAAACCGCCTCGGGCTCAACAGGATAGAATGAGGTTCAACCAATTACATCAGTCAAGCTTCAGGCAGCGTTCGGCATCAACCACAGAAGAAAGGTCTACTTTTAGAGGAACATTGTTTCCAAGAACCTTGAAAGAGAGACTTACTGACTACACTTCTCAAACGAATCAGAAAAAACTATTAAAGTAA
- the grapa gene encoding GRB2 related adaptor protein a, with protein MEAVAIYDFRATENDELTFQKDDILKITNMEDDPNWYTAELMGRKGYVPKNYISLNPNTWFAGRISRHVSEGRLRQRECGAFLVRESESAPGEFSMSVSYGDHVQHFKVLKDREGQYFIWDEVFSSLNQLVEFYKSNSIAKERTVFLREAEHSQRRPHHAHALVDFIPKHNSQLQFLRGDVIDLLDCSDPQCWKGRCNGRVGLFPKEYVKLIYH; from the exons ATGGAAGCTGTAGCTATCTACGACTTTCGTGCCACAGAAAACGATGAACTCACGTTCCAGAAGGATGACATACTTAAG ATTACCAATATGGAAGATGATCCAAACTGGTACACGGCAGAGTTAATGGGAAGGAAGGGATATGTCCCCAAAAACTACATCAGTTTGAATCCAAACAC GTGGTTTGCAGGCCGGATTTCCAGGCATGTATCTGAGGGACGACTGCGACAGCGGGAATGCGGTGCCTTCTTGGTACGAGAGAGCGAAAGCGCACCTGGGGAGTTCTCAATGTCTGTCAG CTATGGTGATCATGTGCAACACTTTAAGGTTCTGaaggacagagagggacagtACTTTATCTGGGATGAGGTCTTTTCGTCTCTCAACCAGTTGGTGGAATTCTACAAAAGCAACAGCATTGCTAAAGAAAGGACAGTCTTTCTCCGAGAGGCAGAACACTCACAAAGG CGGCCACATCATGCCCATGCGTTGGTAGACTTCATCCCCAAGCACAACTCACAGCTACAGTTCCTGCGTGGTGATGTCATTGACCTGCTCGACTGCTCAGACCCGCAGTGTTGGAAGGGACGATGCAATGGGCGTGTTGGCCTCTTCCCTAAAGAGTATGTCAAGCTCATTTACCACTGA